A genomic window from Tolypothrix sp. PCC 7910 includes:
- a CDS encoding alpha/beta hydrolase, whose translation MVCHKEDTFKGLGELDLYYQSWFPEGKFRGILVIVHGLGAHSSRFGNIIDQLIPQQYAVYAFDMRGNGRSPGQRGHINSWAEFREDLRAFIKLIQTQQPGCPLFIMGQSLGAVVVLDYILHYANEASTLKGAIALAPALGVGVSKFRLLIGKLLSRIWPQFSLSTGLDLSSASRDEKILAAYAQDPLRHTLGTARLATEYLATVDWIYTHASEWQLPLLVLHGTDDRVALPEGGERFYELVPGKNKLRIVYPGAYHELHNDINYKEVVADLQNWLEQHGEG comes from the coding sequence ATGGTTTGCCACAAAGAAGATACTTTCAAAGGTCTGGGGGAGCTTGACCTCTATTACCAAAGCTGGTTTCCAGAAGGTAAATTCCGGGGAATCTTGGTAATTGTGCATGGATTGGGAGCCCATAGTAGCAGATTTGGAAATATTATTGACCAACTGATACCTCAACAATATGCTGTCTACGCTTTTGATATGCGTGGTAATGGACGTTCCCCAGGACAGCGAGGCCATATTAATAGTTGGGCTGAGTTTCGTGAAGACTTGAGAGCTTTCATCAAGTTAATTCAGACTCAGCAGCCAGGATGCCCACTTTTTATTATGGGTCAAAGTTTAGGCGCAGTCGTTGTCTTAGACTATATTTTGCACTACGCCAATGAAGCATCAACATTAAAAGGTGCGATCGCTTTAGCACCTGCTTTGGGAGTAGGGGTGTCAAAATTCCGTCTACTTATAGGTAAGTTACTCTCCCGCATCTGGCCGCAGTTTAGCCTCAGCACTGGTCTTGATTTGTCTTCAGCTTCCCGTGATGAAAAGATTTTAGCTGCTTACGCCCAAGATCCTCTACGCCATACTTTAGGAACTGCGCGTTTAGCTACGGAGTATTTAGCTACCGTAGATTGGATTTATACTCATGCTTCCGAGTGGCAATTACCGCTCCTCGTTCTCCACGGTACAGACGACAGAGTAGCCTTACCAGAAGGAGGTGAGAGATTTTACGAGTTAGTTCCTGGCAAAAATAAACTGCGGATTGTATATCCTGGGGCGTATCATGAGCTACACAATGACATCAATTACAAAGAGGTAGTAGCTGATTTGCAAAATTGGCTAGAGCAGCACGGGGAGGGATGA
- a CDS encoding ATP-binding protein, with amino-acid sequence MKRDKRGKFIQSWGLEAKQAVNLSLTKTAWQLLQQEAHKRGISRSELVERFARSLELDAADNYAAKSNDTVTTLLNRHNSYGTAKATLNLAHNDTKTNKKYTEIGQQAEDWFRQVLDVIPHIVWTCKPNGELEYFNQQALDTFGVNLQQLLAEGWHPLVHPEDLQQCIHSWMATVETGNDYQIECRLKIADGSYRWHLTRAIPNRDRTGKITRWYGTSTDINDCKQLEQIFQQQAQTQGNQRQWLEAVLNLLPIPLVFIDPDTTCFTFSNKAAKAMAGGEIASDCPSGVYDTDFYCTDATGKFIPAEQLPALRVTRGETIQGAELNWHTPTGVYPLLVHADTLPGMYDRPATCVMVFQDISDRKRIEQREKFLAQASQTFAAARLDLQTLLDTITQLIGNLTGDSCVLSLLSQDQHWLDTVSYYHVNPEVREFIGKLLAQRRSINDGMTGYVAQTGETIFLPVVSPEEIRKSIKREYLPYVERYGVYSLLMIPLKVQEQIIGTLSISRERAGDPYSKEDRRLFQDIADRAALAIANARLYQQVKQTANRNASLQLVTSALSESLTPTEVAEVIVEQSFAVLGAAAALVAVVCENGKELDIIHSIGFQLEVVQSWQRVAINVSSPLSDAVRTGKPIWEESIEQRVTRYPHLADIYANYDYAAWISLPLMLEGRAVGGITLGFQEFSTLNQDERAFILALSQQAAGAIARAQLYEAEKRARATAEAANRTKDEFLAILSHELRTPLSPILGWTRLLRSGNLNANKTAVALETIERNAKLQVQLIDDILDISRILQGKFSLNSDAIDLKVTISAAVETIHLAAAAKAISIQTDFAADFGQVLGDATRLQQVIWNLLSNAVKFTPTGGRVEIRLEKNGSQAQIQVIDTGRGINPEFLPYVFDYFRQADSSITRTFGGLGLGLAIVRQIVELHGGTVKAESPGLEQGATFTVNLPLLPTPTLKTAVEQSITDSLSLQGIQVLAVDDELDNLDLVNFILEEAGATVISVSSATEALQLLQQTQPDILLADIGMPKIDGYTLIREIREQGGKIPAIALTAYAGDMNKKQALQAGFQFYLSKPVDPDELIQAIAQIVQR; translated from the coding sequence GTGAAGCGTGATAAGAGGGGTAAATTTATCCAAAGTTGGGGATTAGAAGCGAAGCAGGCGGTTAACCTATCGTTAACGAAGACGGCTTGGCAACTATTACAGCAGGAGGCACATAAACGCGGCATTTCTCGTTCTGAACTAGTGGAACGCTTTGCCCGGAGTTTAGAACTTGACGCTGCTGATAATTATGCTGCCAAAAGTAATGACACAGTTACAACATTACTTAATCGCCATAATAGCTATGGCACTGCCAAGGCGACATTGAACTTAGCCCATAATGATACAAAGACTAACAAGAAATATACGGAAATTGGTCAGCAAGCTGAAGATTGGTTTCGGCAAGTTCTTGATGTCATCCCTCATATAGTTTGGACTTGTAAACCCAATGGTGAATTGGAATACTTCAACCAGCAAGCTTTGGATACCTTTGGTGTCAACTTGCAACAACTCCTGGCTGAAGGTTGGCATCCACTGGTTCACCCAGAGGATTTACAGCAATGTATCCATAGCTGGATGGCAACAGTGGAGACAGGTAACGATTACCAAATAGAATGTCGCTTGAAAATTGCTGACGGCTCTTATCGCTGGCATTTGACAAGGGCAATTCCTAACCGCGATCGCACAGGAAAAATTACCCGTTGGTACGGTACTTCTACTGATATTAATGACTGCAAGCAATTAGAACAAATATTTCAGCAGCAAGCACAAACCCAAGGGAATCAACGCCAATGGCTGGAGGCGGTACTCAATCTACTACCTATTCCATTGGTATTTATTGACCCAGATACCACTTGTTTTACCTTCTCCAATAAGGCGGCAAAAGCAATGGCAGGAGGTGAAATTGCTAGCGATTGTCCTTCTGGAGTATATGATACAGACTTTTACTGTACCGATGCTACAGGAAAGTTTATCCCTGCTGAACAACTGCCTGCATTGCGAGTCACCCGTGGCGAAACAATTCAAGGAGCAGAGCTAAATTGGCACACCCCCACTGGTGTTTACCCGTTGTTGGTTCATGCTGATACTTTACCTGGAATGTATGATCGTCCTGCAACTTGTGTAATGGTATTTCAGGATATAAGCGATCGCAAACGCATAGAGCAACGAGAAAAGTTTCTGGCGCAAGCATCACAAACTTTTGCCGCCGCTAGATTAGATTTACAAACTTTGTTGGATACTATCACCCAACTGATTGGCAATTTAACTGGTGATTCCTGCGTCTTGAGTTTGTTATCTCAAGATCAACATTGGCTAGATACGGTTTCTTATTACCATGTCAATCCCGAAGTTCGGGAATTTATCGGCAAATTACTTGCTCAAAGGCGTTCTATTAATGATGGGATGACAGGATATGTCGCCCAAACAGGCGAAACGATTTTTTTGCCAGTTGTTTCACCAGAGGAGATTCGTAAATCTATTAAGAGAGAATATTTACCTTATGTAGAGCGCTACGGCGTGTATAGTTTGTTAATGATACCGTTGAAGGTGCAAGAACAAATCATTGGCACCCTGAGTATTTCGCGGGAAAGAGCTGGAGATCCTTATAGCAAAGAAGACCGCAGATTATTTCAAGATATCGCAGACCGAGCAGCATTGGCGATCGCTAATGCTCGACTTTATCAACAAGTCAAGCAAACTGCTAACCGTAATGCTAGTTTACAGTTAGTTACCTCTGCCCTTTCTGAATCACTGACACCGACTGAAGTCGCAGAAGTAATTGTAGAACAAAGCTTTGCTGTTTTAGGTGCAGCTGCGGCTTTAGTAGCAGTTGTCTGTGAGAATGGCAAGGAATTAGACATCATTCATTCTATAGGTTTTCAACTAGAGGTAGTCCAAAGTTGGCAGAGAGTTGCCATTAACGTATCATCTCCCCTATCGGATGCAGTACGTACTGGCAAACCGATTTGGGAAGAGTCTATAGAACAGCGAGTCACGCGCTATCCTCATCTGGCAGATATCTATGCTAATTATGATTATGCTGCTTGGATTTCCCTACCCCTAATGCTTGAAGGTCGAGCAGTGGGAGGAATTACCCTTGGTTTTCAAGAATTTTCCACCCTCAATCAAGATGAGCGAGCATTTATCTTAGCTTTATCACAACAAGCTGCTGGTGCGATCGCTCGTGCCCAACTTTACGAAGCCGAAAAACGCGCCAGAGCCACAGCAGAAGCAGCTAACCGCACAAAAGACGAATTTCTCGCTATCCTCTCTCATGAACTGCGAACACCATTGAGTCCGATTCTCGGCTGGACTAGATTACTTCGTAGTGGCAATCTTAATGCCAATAAAACGGCTGTGGCGCTAGAAACTATCGAGCGTAATGCCAAGTTACAAGTCCAGCTAATTGACGATATCCTGGATATTTCGCGCATTTTACAGGGTAAGTTCAGTTTAAATTCTGATGCTATTGACCTGAAAGTGACTATTAGCGCAGCTGTAGAAACTATACATTTAGCAGCCGCAGCTAAAGCAATTTCCATCCAAACTGATTTCGCAGCTGATTTTGGGCAGGTATTAGGTGATGCAACGCGATTGCAACAAGTTATCTGGAATTTGCTCTCAAATGCGGTAAAGTTCACGCCTACGGGTGGTAGGGTAGAAATTCGTTTAGAGAAAAATGGTTCACAGGCGCAAATTCAAGTTATAGATACAGGTAGAGGTATCAACCCCGAATTCCTACCCTACGTCTTTGATTATTTCCGGCAAGCTGATAGTAGTATCACCAGAACTTTTGGGGGTTTAGGATTAGGATTGGCGATTGTCCGGCAAATTGTTGAACTGCATGGCGGAACTGTCAAAGCCGAAAGTCCAGGACTAGAACAGGGTGCTACCTTCACCGTTAATTTACCTTTATTACCGACACCAACATTAAAAACAGCAGTGGAACAATCAATAACAGATAGCCTGAGTTTGCAGGGAATTCAGGTGTTAGCTGTAGATGACGAATTAGATAATTTAGACTTAGTTAATTTTATTTTAGAAGAAGCAGGCGCTACCGTTATCTCCGTATCTTCTGCCACAGAAGCATTACAGCTACTCCAGCAAACTCAACCTGACATTTTGCTAGCGGATATTGGAATGCCCAAAATCGACGGCTATACATTAATCCGCGAGATTAGAGAACAAGGGGGAAAAATTCCTGCGATCGCTTTAACAGCCTACGCTGGGGATATGAACAAAAAGCAAGCTCTGCAAGCTGGGTTTCAGTTCTATCTTTCTAAACCTGTCGATCCAGATGAGTTAATTCAAGCGATCGCGCAAATTGTGCAACGATAA